The following are encoded together in the Bradymonas sediminis genome:
- a CDS encoding TlpA family protein disulfide reductase produces the protein MRHAFLLICILGSIFAASTALAGVKVGDAPQVESQTAHATPFDLKEQRGKVVLVEFWATWCGPCRKALPVYSKLVDAYDGKFVVAAVSIDGDRADMLRFMDALLPQARTQQGFNILWEKKHPLASQFGPPSIPTGYLIDPKGVVREVYTGFDKGSEAQLKKDIERLLSQPKSSAQKK, from the coding sequence ATGCGTCACGCATTCCTGCTTATTTGCATTCTCGGAAGTATCTTCGCCGCTTCGACCGCGCTCGCCGGCGTGAAGGTGGGGGATGCCCCGCAGGTCGAAAGCCAGACGGCGCACGCCACACCCTTTGACCTGAAAGAGCAGCGCGGAAAGGTCGTGTTGGTCGAGTTCTGGGCGACCTGGTGCGGCCCCTGCCGCAAGGCGTTGCCAGTCTACTCGAAGCTGGTGGACGCGTACGACGGGAAATTTGTCGTCGCCGCCGTGAGCATCGACGGCGACCGGGCAGATATGCTGAGATTTATGGACGCGTTGCTTCCTCAGGCGCGCACTCAACAGGGGTTCAATATCCTATGGGAAAAGAAGCACCCGCTGGCCAGCCAATTCGGCCCTCCGTCGATCCCGACAGGCTACTTGATTGACCCCAAGGGTGTGGTACGTGAGGTCTATACGGGCTTCGACAAAGGCTCCGAGGCGCAGCTTAAAAAGGATATCGAGAGGCTGCTCTCACAGCCGAAATCCTCGGCTCAAAAGAAATAG